TTCGCTGTAAACCGCCCACATCTGCTCCTGCATGGCTAGCCCAGCCTCAGTCAGCACCGCAAAGGTGCCTCGGCGGTCGTTTGGGCAGGATTGCCGACACAGCAGTCCTGCCCGCTCTAGTCGATCAACGAGACGAGTAAGGTTGCTGCGGCTCAGCAGCACTTTGTCGGCCAGATCGCTCAACCGCAGGCGATGGTCGGGCGCTTCTTTGAGCGTATACAGTACGTCGTACCACTCCATAGACGGTAGATCGGCCTGGGCCAGCTTTTGCTCCATCCGCTCTAGCAGGCGGGTGTGGGCTGTTAGAAATAGTCGCCAGAGTGAACTTCTCAGGCTGTCTAGCGGGAGTTGAGTGCTCATAGTACCAGTATGCCGAAAAAGTAGTTGCACTTTCAACTACTGGGTGTTATTTTGAGTTTAGTTGCAAATGAAATTACTTCAAATGCAACTATACAAAGAGTCCTTAAACCCTGTTTCTTTTGGAGAATCACCATGAGTACCGAACTGCAAACCGCAACTGATCTGAGAGCCGCTTTTGAAGATATCAAGCAGCTTTTCTTTCAAGGCAAAGCCCTAGAAGCCTTTGAAAAGTACTACGCCGACACCGTAGTCATGCAGGAAAATGAAGCTCCAGCCACCGTAGGCAAAACCGAAAACCGCCAGCGAGAAGAAGAGTTTTTCGGCAAGGTGACCGAGTTCCGGGGCGCAGAACTCAAGAGCGTAGCCTTTGGTGACAACGTCATCATCTCTGAATGGTTCTACGACTACACCCATGCCGATTGGGGCGATCGCAAATACCACCAGGTATCGGTGCAGCGCTGGCAAGACGGCAAGGTCGTTCACGAGCGGTTTTATTACGGCGCATAGGTGGGATAGTGGGGTGGTGGGGTAGCAGCCTATTACGCACCCACCATCCCGCCTTCTCACTATCCCATCCACTAGGGAACCAAAACACTCCCCTGATGCCCAGTCTGCCGATAGCGCTCCAAGGCAGACTTTGCGATCGCAACTCCCTCCCCAGCCTTCACTAGCGCTACGCAAGCTCCGCCAAACCCGGCTCCGGTGAGGCGTGCACCAAACACGCCCGGACTAGCCTGGAGAATGTCTACTAGCTGATCGAGCCCTTCCACAGAAACCTCATAGTCATCGCGCAGGCTGGCGTGAGAGGCATTCATCAGCTCTCCAAACTTCTGAGCAGACACGCCCTGCTTAGCCTGCAGCACTCGGCCATTTTCAGTGATCACGTGGCGGGCTCGTTGCTGCAGCGGTTCGGCTAGAGGTGCGATCGCATCTAAGTCAGTTACATCCCGCAGCGCTTTTACCCCAAGTTCCTGGGCGGCTTCTTCGCACTCAGCTCGCCGCTGGTTGTAGCCGCTGCCTGCCAGGGTGCGGGGGATGCCGCTGTCCATCACCACGATTTCTGCGCCTTCGGGCAGGGGCAGCAGCGCCCGTTCCAGGGTGCGTGTATCGAGAAACAGCAGGTGCTCGGCATCGGCCAAACTAGAGGCCATTTGATCCATGATGCCGCACTGCACGCCCGCATACTGCCGCTCGGCCTGCTGACCTAGCTGGGCAATTCGCACGTCGTCGAGATCGAGGCTGAGGAGCGATCGCAACCCTCGCAGCACAGCCACTTCTAGCGCGGCACTGCTCGATAGGCCAGACCCCATTGGCACTGCCGAAGTGACGTAGATATTCAATGGTGGCACAGCAGTGCCCTGCTGCTCCAAAACACGAATGCAGCCCACAATATAGCTGGCAAAGTCTTCTGGGGCGTCGTCGGTGGGAAGCAGGCTGATCTGCTTGTCTAGCTCCTGAGAATAGATATGGTGCTGTTCGTCGGGGCTAAGCCCCAGGTAAACCGTTGTTTGCTGAGGAATGGCCGTTGGCAGCACAAAGCCATCGTTGTAGTCGGTGTGTTCGCCCAGCAGGTTGACTCGTCCGGGAGCACTGGCCTGAACCTGGGGTTCTGTGTTGAAGATTTGTTGAAACGTTGTCATTTGAGGGGTTTTCAAGTCGTTTTACCGGACCCACGGCACAGGACGCTTGCGCCCCTGTACTTCAACGTGAGGCCAGTTGGGATCAAAGGTTAAATTTTCCAGGCTGCCGTCGTCGTGCAGCAAGAACGTGTCTTCAATCTTGGCCCCTCGCAAGCTGGGGTTCCAAGCCATGGCAATGGGGGCAGAAAGAAGATCGTCGGTGGTGGGGTTGGCGACTACTTCACGCGAGAGATAGCCGGTGGTGCCGCCTTGGTGGTGCTCTGCGATCGCATTGGCATAGCCCTGCTGCTCATAAGCCTGCTTTAGCGTGAAATAGACCTGATTCAACGGGGTTCCAGCCTGGCAAGCATTTAAGGCAATGGCCTCGATTTCGCGGACCTGCTGGTGCAGCTGCTCGTGCTCAGGAGAGAGCGGGCTAAAAGAGACAAAGCGGGTCAGGTTGGCATATAGGCCAAAGCCACGAGCGCAAAAAACCAGCATGGCTATCTGCCCTAGAGGTTCTGCCTTAGCCGTTGCATGGCGGTAGAGCGGCAGCCGCCGTTCCCCTGCCACCAGAGTCAGAGTGGGATGCAGCCCCCGAACCCATAGGGCGGCAGCGCCCGCTGCGGCTAGCTGGTACTCGGTCCAGTCAGGTTTAGCTTTAGATAGCGTTTGGGTCATCGCCTCACTGGCCAATCGCCCCACTTGGCGGTAGCGCTCGATCTCGGAGAATAGCAGGGTGCGCTTGGCCTGCATCAGTTCAGGGGGCAGGGCAGCTTCTGCCTCAGTCGGCAGATCGCTCAAAACCTTGCCGTGGGTGACCGATCCTACAAACGCCTCACGTTGATCTGCCATTGCCCAAGGGTTCACTGCCCACTCAAAGCCAGTGGGCACCTCCTCATCCTGAAGCCGCTGGGCCTCAATTTCATCGGTCAAGATCCAGGCCCCGTCCAGGGTTATCAGCACCTCAGCCACGCCTGTTTCTGCTGCTAGCAGCACTGTGTTTGAGCCGCCAGCCGTGGCCCAGGCAAACCAGTCTGTTCCCCGCAGGCGCACACCTGTCGCTCCGGTATTGGCTAACACGGTTCGAACTAACTTCAACTTGTGGGTAACTTCTGCGGCGCTCATAGACGGACGGGCTCTTCTATTGTGATGGCAACGGCCTGCAATTCCTGGGCTTTCTCCTCGGGCAGGGCGTCATTGGCAAACATGCCTGCCGCTAGCTCTGTTCCCGCCAGGTACTTGAGCTTGTCGGGGGTGCGGTAAGGTGGGTAAAACTCGGCATGCAGGTGAAATTCAGGATGGGGCTGACCGTCGATGGGGGCCTGATACCAAGCCATCAGGTAGGGGAAAGAGCGGTTCCACAGTCCATCGTATTTAAGCGTGACGGTCTTTAAAGCCCTAGCTAGGCTGTGGCGCTGCTCATCGGTCAGATCTGCCAGCGTGGCCACAGGCTGAATGGGCGCAACCCAAACTTCGTAGGGGTAGCGGGCGCAGATGGGGACAAATGCGATCGCACTCTCATCCCGATACAAGATCCGCTGGTCATCGGCAATCTCCTGGTGGATCAAGTCCTGCAGTAGGCTGCGCTGGTGCTCACCGTAGTAGGTCTGCTGCTGCTCCAGCATCCGAGCAGGCACAGGCGGTACGAAGGGATAAGCGTAGATCTGTCCGTGGGGATGGTGCAGCGTCACGCCCACCTCTACTCCCTTATTCTCAAAGGGCAGAACGTACTGAATTTGAGGAATCTCACCGAGGGCGCGAGTGCGATCGCCCCACACCTCAATTAGCAGATCCAGGTGATCTAGCGGCAGAGCGCTGAGCGAAGTCTGCGGATCTTGGGTAAAGACCACCACCTCACAAGCCCCATTAGCAGGCAGCGTATCCACAATCAGATCTGGTGGATTGGCGGCCTGAGGCTGCAGCGAGGGAAAGCGGTTGTCAAACACCGCCACATCGTAGCGACCCTGAGGCAACTCAGTCGGCACCGCCGGATTGGTAGTCGGGGCCAGCGGATTGTACTCCGGCGGCGGCATAAAGGTGCGACCCTGGCGATGGCTGGCATAGGCCACCCACTCCCCCCGTAGCGGATGCCAGCGCAGATGAGGATTTGCCTGCACCGGCTCATTGCTAGGGCTAGGAGCCTCGATGTCGGGCTCAATGGGGAAACGGCTATAGAGGGTTAGTGCCCGTCCATCCGGTTTACGGAGTTTCTGAAAATGCATATCGATCTGCCTATCTAGAGCCACGCCCAGCGGCAATAGAGGCAGTCTACAGCCCAATTTGAAGCGTTAACCCCTATCAAAGGAGACATCCATATAGGGATTGCTTCGCTGCGATCGCACAACAGCGCAATATCAGCGACATCAGAAGGTCGAGTTGGCAAAAATCTGGTCGTACTTCTGGTTTAAGAAGGCCCCAACTGCAATAGGCTGAGCCTCTGAATGAGCTTGACCTAGCAGCGACCCCGGATACACCACACAGTCATGGTTTGTCTCACAGAAGAATGCAACTGAGTACCGAGTTTTGGCCAGCTGTTGGCGATTGGTAACCCGCACCCGGTGAGGAGCCGAATGCAGCGTATTGCCGCTCCACCGCTGCATCACTTCACCCGCAATCACCCCAATACAGCCAAGAGGAACGTCAACGGCAACCCACTCACGCCCAGGGGTCAAAATCTCTAACCCCCCGGTTGAGTCTTGCCACAGCAGCGTGATGCCCGAGTAGTCTTGGTGTGCCCCCAGCCGAATCGAGCCCACGGTAAAGTGGGGCGCGGGAGGATAGTGCAACAGCCGCAAAGTGCTGTTTTTGCCGTGCTGATTCACCAAAGTACCGGCAGGCTGACCGTAGACTGTCTCCAACGCGGCCAGTATGTGATTGGCCTGCTCCTGAAAAGCGCCAAAGGTTTGGTAGAGCGACTGTGCTACCTGGCTCAACATCTCACCCTCAGCCAACCGAGAGTCAGAAGTGGGGGAGAAGCCCTCAGCCAGTCGCCGCGCCTTCCACCGATTGATCCAGCGAGCATAGGTGCCGCTTTCGAGATTGAGATCGAGCACTTCTTTATGATCTTGCTGGTCGTCCGCTAGCTGTTCCTGGCCTAGTGCAATAAATATGCCCTGCCAAGGAGAGGTTAGCTGCTGAGCCAGGCTTCGCTTTTGCAGCTCACTGAGATGGAAGAAAGACTGTAGGGTATGCAAGAGGTTGCGATCGCAAATCCCCTGCGCCACCGGAATATAGGCTGCCCCCACCTGAGAGAGCGCAGTCGAGAGCTGCCGCGCAAACTCTGCCTGCTGAACTACTGGATCAGGCAATTGAGGAATACAGATTGCTGTCTTCATAGATCAGGTGCGTGGGGTATCTCGTTGCAGTATGAATGTTTAGCCCTATCTACCACCCGCTCCTAACGGCAGAATCTTGATGGCAGATGTTTACTGACAAATCCAGAGCCGATTGCCTAACCTTTTGAATTTTTTAGCAGCAGCTGACAGCCACAGGAAAATGGATTGGGGCTCTCAATTCGAGCGTCTTGAAGCACTTCGATTGGCAGGTTGCTGCTGTAAAGTAGCTCGTCATAATCCATCAGAGCATTCCACTTAACTTTGCCCGTTGGGAAACCAGTTTGCGATGCGGTATCAAAAATCAGCTCCTGCCACTTCTGAACTTCAGGGTCGCGCGATTTGCAGTAGTCAAGAACCGCAATCAGCGCCCCCGGCTTGGTGACTCGCAAAATCTCTTGCAGGGCTCGAACCGGATTGTCAACAACGCAGAGGGTAAACCCCGAGGCTGCCGCATCAAAGCTGTTATCAGGCAAATCTAAATTTTCCAGGTCTGATATTTTTAAGGTGATGTCAGCAGAGACCTGCTTCTTACGCGCTTCTTCAAGCATGCCCTCAGACAAATCAACTCCCGTTACCTGCACCCCAGCAGGGTAAGCCGGAAGGTTAAGCCCTGTCCCTACGGCAGCATCCAATACCGTTTGTCCTACACTCAGCTCCAGAGTTGCAATGAACGGGCCGCGCTCAACGTGCCAGTAGCGCGCCATAATCGCTTCGTACTCTGCGGCCCCTTGGCTGTAGGTCTCAATGACTTGCTGGGTCTGCATACGCTCTTTGCGGTAAATCCTATCAGTAGAATCCCTGTAGTTTATCACTTGAGATTAGTAGGCAAAGCGGGGACAGCAGCTACGGATTCTCCCGCTTAAGAAAAAATACATACCAAAAGGTAGAGGTCAACACCTGAGTTAGAGAAGAGAATAAAAGACTTAATCAACAAAAGTTTGATAAGGAAACTGCACCTCGGGCCAACAGCTCGAGGTTTTTTCATAGTTCCTTTATAGCAACGCTTGGCCGCAGCGCAGACGGGCACCTCATCGAGAGTGAGCCGTCTAATTCTTTGTCATTGCAAATAAACGGACAAGGGCTACAGCCGAAAGACAGAGGCTTTAGAGGTTAGGGAATCTAACCTACGAGGCTTTTTCTAACTCAACCCCTTTTCCGATGATGCAGAACACTAGCCTAACCTCGCCCAAAGAGGGCTGGGATGAATGAGGCTTAGCAAAGCGTGCGGGAGCTCAAATCATGAAACTGCTACAAGAGGCAATGCTGCTGGTTAGCAACGATGCCGAGTACACTCTGCCCAACTACGTCAAGCTGCTTGAACTGCACAACCAGGCCAGCGGCGACGAAGCCAGGCAAATTGGTCAACTCATTGAGACGTTTTTGGTGAAAGTCCCTATGGAAGTCTTGAGCCAGATCATGAAGATGATTTGAGGCTGTAGGCAGCAGCAAAGAGCCTGCACTTGCCTCGTCTAGCCTGTCATGGCAAGGCAGCATTGCCGCATTTGCTAGTGGCGTTGGCCTGTTGTCGCTTCAAAGAGAAAGAGCCGCTCTAGATCTAGGCGAATGGGCAAGGTGTCGCCCGGCTGGAGCACAACATCAGGGGCAGTTTGGAGGTGAAGCACCTGAGGAATGGTGCGAGCGCTGTCGGGTAAAATGCCGCGTACCAACGTTTCTCGGCCCAGCGGCTCAACTACAGCGACCCGGATATGCAGGTGGGCTGCTTCGGGCGAGGTGATATGGATGTGTTCAGGCCGAATGCCCAGGTTTACTAGCTGGCCTTTGGTGGCAGGTAGGGCATCGACAAGCTCTCCGGGACAGGCAAACTTTTGGGTATCTACCCGGAAAATACCGTCGTTCCAAGTGGCTTCTAGGATGTTCATAGGAGGGTTGCCGATAAAGGTGGCAACCATGCGGTTGGCGGGCTGAGCATAGACCTCTTGAGGCGTACCGATCTGCTGAATCTGGCCCTGATGCAGCACTACAATTTTGTCGGCTAAAGTCATGGCTTCAACCTGATCATGAGTAACGTAAAGAGTCGTAATGCCAAACTGCTGATGGAGCTGCTTGAGTTCGGCTCGCGTATCATCGCGCAGCTGAGCATCCAGGTTTGAGAGGGGTTCATCCAGCAA
The window above is part of the Pseudanabaena sp. FACHB-2040 genome. Proteins encoded here:
- a CDS encoding isopenicillin N synthase family oxygenase, giving the protein MKTAICIPQLPDPVVQQAEFARQLSTALSQVGAAYIPVAQGICDRNLLHTLQSFFHLSELQKRSLAQQLTSPWQGIFIALGQEQLADDQQDHKEVLDLNLESGTYARWINRWKARRLAEGFSPTSDSRLAEGEMLSQVAQSLYQTFGAFQEQANHILAALETVYGQPAGTLVNQHGKNSTLRLLHYPPAPHFTVGSIRLGAHQDYSGITLLWQDSTGGLEILTPGREWVAVDVPLGCIGVIAGEVMQRWSGNTLHSAPHRVRVTNRQQLAKTRYSVAFFCETNHDCVVYPGSLLGQAHSEAQPIAVGAFLNQKYDQIFANSTF
- a CDS encoding nuclear transport factor 2 family protein; protein product: MSTELQTATDLRAAFEDIKQLFFQGKALEAFEKYYADTVVMQENEAPATVGKTENRQREEEFFGKVTEFRGAELKSVAFGDNVIISEWFYDYTHADWGDRKYHQVSVQRWQDGKVVHERFYYGA
- the galK gene encoding galactokinase; the protein is MTTFQQIFNTEPQVQASAPGRVNLLGEHTDYNDGFVLPTAIPQQTTVYLGLSPDEQHHIYSQELDKQISLLPTDDAPEDFASYIVGCIRVLEQQGTAVPPLNIYVTSAVPMGSGLSSSAALEVAVLRGLRSLLSLDLDDVRIAQLGQQAERQYAGVQCGIMDQMASSLADAEHLLFLDTRTLERALLPLPEGAEIVVMDSGIPRTLAGSGYNQRRAECEEAAQELGVKALRDVTDLDAIAPLAEPLQQRARHVITENGRVLQAKQGVSAQKFGELMNASHASLRDDYEVSVEGLDQLVDILQASPGVFGARLTGAGFGGACVALVKAGEGVAIAKSALERYRQTGHQGSVLVP
- the ugpC gene encoding sn-glycerol-3-phosphate ABC transporter ATP-binding protein UgpC; the protein is MARVKLDNITRRFGGSTAIHNITFEVPDGAFWVLVGPSGCGKSTILRTIAGLEPVTEGNLYIGDALVNQVAARDRDVAMVFQNYALYPHMSVAQNLAFGLRMRQSPVAERQARIEAVARSLDIAHLLDRKPRQLSGGQQQRVALGRAIARQPRVFLLDEPLSNLDAQLRDDTRAELKQLHQQFGITTLYVTHDQVEAMTLADKIVVLHQGQIQQIGTPQEVYAQPANRMVATFIGNPPMNILEATWNDGIFRVDTQKFACPGELVDALPATKGQLVNLGIRPEHIHITSPEAAHLHIRVAVVEPLGRETLVRGILPDSARTIPQVLHLQTAPDVVLQPGDTLPIRLDLERLFLFEATTGQRH
- a CDS encoding class I SAM-dependent methyltransferase; this translates as MQTQQVIETYSQGAAEYEAIMARYWHVERGPFIATLELSVGQTVLDAAVGTGLNLPAYPAGVQVTGVDLSEGMLEEARKKQVSADITLKISDLENLDLPDNSFDAAASGFTLCVVDNPVRALQEILRVTKPGALIAVLDYCKSRDPEVQKWQELIFDTASQTGFPTGKVKWNALMDYDELLYSSNLPIEVLQDARIESPNPFSCGCQLLLKNSKG
- a CDS encoding M24 family metallopeptidase — encoded protein: MSAAEVTHKLKLVRTVLANTGATGVRLRGTDWFAWATAGGSNTVLLAAETGVAEVLITLDGAWILTDEIEAQRLQDEEVPTGFEWAVNPWAMADQREAFVGSVTHGKVLSDLPTEAEAALPPELMQAKRTLLFSEIERYRQVGRLASEAMTQTLSKAKPDWTEYQLAAAGAAALWVRGLHPTLTLVAGERRLPLYRHATAKAEPLGQIAMLVFCARGFGLYANLTRFVSFSPLSPEHEQLHQQVREIEAIALNACQAGTPLNQVYFTLKQAYEQQGYANAIAEHHQGGTTGYLSREVVANPTTDDLLSAPIAMAWNPSLRGAKIEDTFLLHDDGSLENLTFDPNWPHVEVQGRKRPVPWVR
- a CDS encoding MarR family transcriptional regulator — its product is MSTQLPLDSLRSSLWRLFLTAHTRLLERMEQKLAQADLPSMEWYDVLYTLKEAPDHRLRLSDLADKVLLSRSNLTRLVDRLERAGLLCRQSCPNDRRGTFAVLTEAGLAMQEQMWAVYSEAIAAHFATHISDEEAQLLQPLLKRLIAAAETEM
- the galT gene encoding galactose-1-phosphate uridylyltransferase, which codes for MHFQKLRKPDGRALTLYSRFPIEPDIEAPSPSNEPVQANPHLRWHPLRGEWVAYASHRQGRTFMPPPEYNPLAPTTNPAVPTELPQGRYDVAVFDNRFPSLQPQAANPPDLIVDTLPANGACEVVVFTQDPQTSLSALPLDHLDLLIEVWGDRTRALGEIPQIQYVLPFENKGVEVGVTLHHPHGQIYAYPFVPPVPARMLEQQQTYYGEHQRSLLQDLIHQEIADDQRILYRDESAIAFVPICARYPYEVWVAPIQPVATLADLTDEQRHSLARALKTVTLKYDGLWNRSFPYLMAWYQAPIDGQPHPEFHLHAEFYPPYRTPDKLKYLAGTELAAGMFANDALPEEKAQELQAVAITIEEPVRL